A genome region from Leguminivora glycinivorella isolate SPB_JAAS2020 chromosome 13, LegGlyc_1.1, whole genome shotgun sequence includes the following:
- the LOC125232703 gene encoding uncharacterized protein LOC125232703 → MSDFEYHVIQSKKDLDSEDESGSLKTQKKTTKRKNASQIPKRDAGWSLDRNVVEECASKSKKIKPKKTVKKHASSVLITDTLQDSDTDLDEEDKTKSTTTKSKKETPDCKPGWFSNRGDEGHVEAQRRASAANSLSSVLIRRVPGGYRHAML, encoded by the exons AT gtcTGACTTTGAGTACCATGTAATCCAGTCTAAGAAAGACCTCGACTCTGAGGATGAATCTGGATCattaaa GACTCAGAAGAAAACAACCAAAAGGAAAAACGCTTCTCAGATCCCGAAACGTGACGCGGGCTGGTCGCTGGACAGAAACGTCGTCGAAGAATGTGCTAGtaaaag caaGAAGATCAAACCAAAGAAAACTGTGAAAAAGCACGCATCGTCCGTGTTAATAACTGATACGTTGCAGGACAGTGACACTGACCTTGATGAAGAAGACAAAACTAAAAG TACGACAACCAAGTCGAAGAAAGAGACACCTGATTGTAAGCCAGGCTGGTTTTCAAACCGGGGTGACGAAGGACATGTTGAAGCCCAGCGTCGAGCATCCGCTGCCAACTCTCTGTCGTCCGTGCTGATACGTCGCGTCCCAGGCGGCTAC
- the LOC125232702 gene encoding uncharacterized protein LOC125232702 — MDDILLARLRLINDKLTTDLEVIPGTVNLENLVQAQITYSKLEATLKRLSGDLTEYFRLASTPASDEICLISGLQLQAEETLAELKVKIDQISTSSKPSEKLTEANSSCRLPKLQLPVYNGDVLAWYEFWDAFRSNIDARNLPDVDKLSYLKTSVTGDAKKVIDGLATTSTNYAIAVTILKERFGKTSHLIDAHYATLYKIKMAKGSADDYRRTFNEIERNLKILESLGENINHNHLRFMLLEKFPSDLVYEIKLKVKDDSIQELRSHLDKIITAKEDAERISGRKRPQETEASTVGTLHVNAKRARYANQSQLQHSNQSKQNHQGRFDKRPVLKKFKGFKKYDNKGNRPNQTSNKDQAETQRSTPGAKKGLVCIFCEGGHYNDSCPEASTLAERKKRLAGRCYICFKGYNGEESVLTVLEEESQHSKRQQFMQAP; from the exons ATGGACGACATTCTTTTAGCAAGGCTTAGGCTCATTAACGACAAACTCACAACGGACTTAGAAGTAATTCCGGGTACTGTTAATTTAGAAAATTTAGTGCAGGCTCAGATCACATACAGTAAATTAGAAGCAACACTGAAAAGACTTAGCGGAGACCTGACGGAGTACTTTAGGCTGGCTTCGACACCCGCATCTGATGAAATCTGCTTGATAAGTGGACTTCAACTTCAAGCAGAGGAGACTTTAGCTGAACTTAAGGTGAAGATTGACCAGATATCTACATCAAGCAAACCATCAGAGAAGCTGACTGAAGCGAACTCCTCGTGCAGACTTCCTAAGCTCCAGCTGCCGGTGTATAATGGGGATGTACTGGCGTGGTATGAATTTTGGGATGCCTTCAGAAGCAACATCGATGCAAGGAACCTGCCGGATGTTGACAAGCTTTCTTATCTTAAGACTTCAGTCACGGGAGATGCCAAAAAAGTCATTGACGGTCTAGCGACTACAAGCACCAACTATGCTATTGCCGTTACGATACTGAAGGAAAGGTTCGGGAAAACTTCACATCTTATAGACGCGCACTATGCAACATTATATAAAATTAAGATGGCCAAAGGCAGTGCGGATGACTATAGAAGGACTTTCAACGAAATCGAAAGGAATCTTAAGATTTTAGAATCACTAGGTGAGAACATTAACCACAACCATCTGCGCTTCATGCTACTAGAGAAGTTTCCTTCTGATCTAgtatacgaaataaaacttaaagttaAGGATGATTCCATTCAAGAACTGAGAAGCCACCTGGATAAAATCATCACTGCCAAAGAGGACGCGGAAAGGATATCGGGTAGGAAACGCCCTCAAGAGACAGAAGCTAGTACGGTCGGGACTCTTCATGTGAATGCAAAACGTGCGAGATACGCAAACCAGTCCCAACTACAACACAGTAACCAGAGTAAACAAAACCATCAGGGACGCTTTGATAAGAGACCGGTACTAAAGAAGTTTAAGGGTTtcaagaaatatgacaataaAGGAAACAGACCAAACCAAACTTCAAACAAAGATCAGGCAGAAACTCAGCGAAGTACTCCAGGGGCTAAGAAGGGATTGGTGTGTATATTTTGCGAAGGGGGCCATTATAATGATAGTTGCCCTGAAGCATCTACTTTAGCAGAAAGGAAGAAACGACTTGCAGGACGATGCTACATCTGCTTCA AAGGATACAACGGAGAAGAGTCAGTCCTGACGGTTCTAGAAGAGGAATCACAGCACTCCAAACGGCAACAGTTTATGCAAGCCCCATAG